One Brevibacillus choshinensis genomic window carries:
- a CDS encoding aminoglycoside phosphotransferase family protein → MTQANEFKIDEALVRRLIAEQFPQWGHLPLKSVESAGTDNAIYRLGEDMAVRLPRVEWAIGQVEKEQRWLPGLVPLLPLSVPSPLAMGMPADGYPWHWSVYRWLEGENATTAAIDDLSQAATALAQFLAVLQRIDPADGPPPGPHNSHRGVPLAMRDTAVREALVTLRDTIDTHAAKLAWEAALDAPKWHRSGVWLHGDLHPGNLLVTQGRLSAVIDFGTLGVGDPACDLMVAWTLLSPEGRDVFRVALSPDEATWVRGSGWALSFGLIAFAYYQSTNPVLAQISRRAIDQVLADFNRGK, encoded by the coding sequence ATGACGCAAGCAAATGAGTTCAAGATCGATGAAGCGCTCGTGAGACGATTGATCGCCGAGCAATTTCCACAATGGGGTCACCTTCCCTTGAAGTCAGTCGAATCGGCCGGGACCGACAACGCCATCTATCGGCTGGGAGAGGATATGGCCGTACGCTTACCCCGCGTCGAGTGGGCCATCGGACAGGTGGAAAAGGAGCAGCGATGGCTGCCGGGACTTGTCCCGCTTTTGCCGCTTTCCGTCCCTTCCCCGCTCGCGATGGGAATGCCTGCCGACGGTTACCCTTGGCACTGGTCTGTCTATCGATGGCTCGAGGGTGAGAACGCCACCACAGCTGCCATCGACGATCTTAGCCAGGCTGCGACCGCACTTGCCCAATTCTTAGCTGTCCTGCAGCGGATTGATCCTGCTGACGGCCCGCCTCCAGGACCACACAATTCCCATCGGGGCGTACCACTAGCCATGCGAGACACAGCTGTTCGCGAAGCACTCGTGACCCTGCGCGACACGATTGATACCCATGCGGCAAAGCTAGCTTGGGAAGCAGCCCTCGATGCGCCAAAGTGGCATCGGTCAGGCGTGTGGCTCCACGGAGATCTGCATCCAGGGAACCTGCTGGTCACGCAAGGCCGTCTCAGCGCGGTCATTGACTTCGGCACGCTCGGCGTAGGTGATCCCGCTTGCGACTTGATGGTCGCGTGGACACTCCTCTCCCCCGAGGGCCGGGATGTATTTCGCGTGGCGCTGTCACCCGACGAGGCGACCTGGGTGCGAGGCAGCGGATGGGCACTTTCCTTTGGACTCATCGCATTTGCCTACTATCAAAGCACCAACCCGGTGCTGGCCCAAATATCCCGACGCGCCATCGATCAAGTCCTCGCCGATTTCAATCGCGGCAAATGA